AGCTCTGTTTTATTACTGCCTGTCAAGGGAACATATCTGGCTTTATAACCTTTGCCTTTACGAACCAGCACCAGTTCCTTTTCCAGCAAGATGTCTTCTGTATTTAAGCTCAGTCCTTCACTCTTTCTCAGCCCACATCCGTAATACAAGGCCAGTAGTGCCCGGTCACGTAAGCCCAGCGGACTTTCTGCTGTCGTGGCATACAGTTTGGCGATTTCTTTTCTGGTCAGGACACTTTTAACATTAGCCGTTTCACCTTTGATCCTGGTTTTCACCGCGAAGCTTTCCTGACCACTTTCGCACAGGTAACGGGCAAACTTACGGATCACCTGCAAGTGTTTGCGCCTGTAGTTCAAACTCAGTGTACCACCTCCGGTTTTACCTTGTTTATCACTCAGCTCATGCAGGTAGTTTTGCAGATGGCTTTCCTGTATTTGTGACAGGCTGTTGCAGCCATGTGATTCCAGAAAAGCCAGGAACTCACCCAGCAGTTTAGGCATATCCCTTTGGCTGC
The sequence above is drawn from the Pedobacter cryoconitis genome and encodes:
- a CDS encoding tyrosine-type recombinase/integrase, whose amino-acid sequence is MMENLLYIRQQAGFSEWLRILNFDPSSQRDMPKLLGEFLAFLESHGCNSLSQIQESHLQNYLHELSDKQGKTGGGTLSLNYRRKHLQVIRKFARYLCESGQESFAVKTRIKGETANVKSVLTRKEIAKLYATTAESPLGLRDRALLALYYGCGLRKSEGLSLNTEDILLEKELVLVRKGKGYKARYVPLTGSNKTELEHYLNYGRPYLGCGGRESALLLNIHGKRLKTAFERIWKLRSASGIKKAVGPHTLRHSIATHLLQSGMKLEQIQLFLGHSSLESTQIYTHIVDEL